Proteins encoded together in one Diabrotica undecimpunctata isolate CICGRU chromosome 3, icDiaUnde3, whole genome shotgun sequence window:
- the LOC140437654 gene encoding uncharacterized protein has product MDKDDFRRKFIELQGDLISERREYLFRLIRTPSLFTNEAQLKSALQNLKPTTYQQHLFYIDTLIYFRRIDELLEIFLQGNVIYTNKIFKQSWFLELVLKDKEANCFVNEFLPLVPYSIKCRLIVRASKLWNQEKNDALFDAVYNRYGLPLAVPVLHHCSLPKVEFQIKENDLRLRSKQILHLYDRDEKFLPLYLNHHKRLTNEAYNEKRVVRCILRKNPEFFLKLIKEDIIKVPCLGTSCSKNVLKIVRHDLFPNIEFYLTFMKKSIIMWRLKADLKFEKLYKQTFAASFTEINKNPSNSLLKYYPKHLHWNLFLQTCNEKFPDKNLEDILLALYDVEQLHPPRELVWQWAEVNYKKHMGYKRAYQKFLGYFEPSKAIVLIKEKINLTSEIYERCLLVDLMLQSCQRSNNLAVLEDVLKYICFRHRNEEFAFRYTILHKIRLYFDLQQFNENHWKYIDEIIQIMRIQKEYCYADHPELQEGYMEFLFLSGKDYKKALVDYILDNYSRYIDLTLKNISIQKRIYTEVLNILPQFTCKDPFVYKKMKFEYLNMVINFSMRHPDYCITIADFSVYMDAIQNVVSRVTDFDFYDRSLLLLTIQYNYKFPENTVCLNVDLVELIMKMISDAAHMCGFGILFKEFICKKQRTQFENDLLERYFGCLMDNFLDGYIVNWFIMNEPKVLVPYFSKIAYKSVYTVFLKNLDVIKHYSHLGFDEILCQIYKKQLDNDDAINHKRSLEVLQLLLPTCDFLELVQEKYIPQQDKFTKTDKGIVVKIDYLRCDAARLLVRVIEPYKAVPIALQFCRGDYLRSGIRALYSSFYKTAEQKLYPYIEAVSGLSLPIRKHAIFLSCALMDTEYVLNVLKVATENDISVQKNYFSASLKFFLKHPSQKYLDEILEEIGGVNRLDRKLVYTLVKVKMPLKYRTVYLENSWKFVEGLKEAWTLHITKYLGKILRHVHTDILRSFSDSFIVHIVRNYFTINLQNRPDNFDKCLVQLLKHRPDRTLILDIIFSSQSNTPNPSQINFFKILVEYIRAKDIDKQLITLVRQYWNNFSVLDSFDQHVTFKLIELQINSSTTSEFSICVIEYLEQLMSEFGPQIYGIFEQHIDFIVINMNEQEVLSFCLGALHYRTNATVCMLIMNLIKKIKRENRELIMTKLKNIEIPIVQIYLNQPLINH; this is encoded by the exons ATGGATAAAGATGATTTCCGCAGAAAGTTCATTGAATTGCAAGGTGATTTAATCAGTGAAAGAAGAGAATATTTATTTAGACTGATTAGAACACCCTCACTGTTTACGAATGAAGCTCAGTTAAAAAGTGCCTTACAAAATCTTAAACCTACTACCTATCAACAACATTTATTCTATATAGACACATTGATATATTTCAGAAGAATAGATGAGCTATTGGAAATATTCTTACAAGGAAATGTGATTTATACAAATAAGATTTTTAAGCAATCCTGGTTTCTTGAGTTGGTTCTAAAAGATAAAGAAGCTAATTGTTTTGTCAATGAGTTTTTGCCTCTTGTACCTTACTCTATTAAATGTAGATTGATTGTTAGAGCTTCAAAATTATGGAACCAAGAAAAAAATGATGCTTTATTCGATGCTGTTTATAACAG atatggTCTTCCTTTGGCTGTGCCCGTATTACACCATTGTTCCTTACCAAAAGTAGAAtttcaaattaaagaaaatgacTTGAGATTACGTTCCAAGCAAATACTTCACTTGTATGACAGAGATGAGAAGTTCTTGCCATTGTATTTGAATCACCATAAACGACTTACAAATGAAGCTTACAATGAAAAGAGAGTTGTAAGATGTATATTGAGGAAAAATCCTGAATTCTTCCTAAAACTTATAAAAGAGGATATAATTAAAGTACCTTGTTTAGGAACAAGCTGttcaaaaaatgtgttaaaaattGTTAGGCATGACTTGTTTCCAAATATAGAGTTTTATTTAACttttatgaaaaaatcaattaTAATGTGGAGATTGAAAGCAGATTTAAAATTTGAGAAATTATATAAGCAAACTTTTGCAGCATCCTTTactgaaattaataaaaaccccAGTAATTCATTGTTAAAGTACTATCCCAAGCATCTTCACTGGAATCTATTCCTACAAACTTGTAATGAAAAGTTTCCCGATAAAAACCTTGAAGATATTCTACTTGCCCTATATGATGTAGAGCAATTACACCCCCCGAGAGAACTTGTATGGCAATGGGCAGAGGTAAACTACAAGAAGCATATGGGATATAAACGGGCATACCAGAAGTTTCTAGGGTATTTTGAACCTTCAAAGGCAATTGTTCTTATAAAGGAGAAGATTAATTTAACATCTGAAATCTATGAAAGATGTCTGTTAGTTGATCTTATGTTGCAGTCTTGTCAAAGAAGTAATAATTTAGCTGTACTGGAAGACGTACTGAAGTATATATGTTTTAG gCATAGGAATGAAGAATTTGCATTCAGATACACAATATTGCATAAAATAAGGCTCTATTTTGATCTTCAGCAGTTTAATGAAAACCATTGGAAGTATATTGACGAGATCATCCAAATTATGAGAATTCAAAAAGAATATTGTTACGCTGATCACCCGGAGTTACAAGAGGGATACATGGAATTTTTATTTCTAAGCGGAAAAGACTACAAAAAGGCTCTTGTGGATTATATACTCGATAATTACTCTCGATATATAGATCTAACACTTAAAAACATTTCGATTCAGAAGCGTATCTACACTgaagtattaaatattttaccACAATTCACTTGTAAGGATCCATTCGTTTACAAGAAGATgaaatttgaatatttaaatatggTTATAAATTTTAGCATGAGGCATCCGGATTACTGTATAACTATAGCCGATTTTTCGGTATATATGGATGCGATTCAAAATGTTGTGTCCAGAGTCACCGATTTTGATTTTTACGATAGGTCTTTGCTATTATTGACAATACAATACAACTACAAATTTCCAGAAAACACAGTTTGTCTTAACGTTGATCTTGTAGAATTAATAATGAAAATGATCAGTGATGCAGCACATATGTGTGGGTTTGGTATATTATTTAAAGAGTTTATTTGTAAAAAGCAACGAACACAGTTTGAAAACGATCTATTAGAGCGTTATTTTGGCTGTTTGATGGACAATTTCCTGGATGGATATATTGTTAATTGGTTCATAATGAACGAACCGAAAGTTCTTGTACCTTACTTTAGCAAAATAGCTTATAAAAGTGTTTACACAGTTTTCCTTAAAAATTTAGACGTTATCAAACATTATTCACACTTGGGGTTTGATGAAATACTAtgtcaaatttataaaaaacagtTAGATAATGATGATGCGATAAATCATAAACGATCACTTGAAGTTTTACAATTATTACTTCCTACATGTGATTTCTTGGAACTTGTTCAGGAAAAATATATACCTCAACAAGATAAATTCACAAAAACAGACAAGGGGATCGTTGTAAAAATAGATTACTTGCGCTGTGATGCTGCTAGATTATTGGTTAGAGTAATCGAACCTTATAAAGCTGTACCGATTGCCTTACAGTTTTGTAGGGGAGACTATCTCCGTTCAGGCATACGTGCGTTATATTCAAGCTTCTATAAAACTGCCGAACAAAAATTGTATCCTTATATAGAAGCGGTGTCAGGTTTATCTCTTCCTATTAGAAAACATGCGATTTTTCTGAGCTGTGCATTGATGGATACAGAATACGTTTTAAACGTACTCAAAGTAGCTACAGAAAATGATATTTCAGTTCAGAAAAACTATTTTTCGGCATCTTTGAAATTTTTCTTGAAACATCCGTCTCAAAAGTACTTAGATGAAATACTAGAAGAAATTGGTGGAGTCAATAGATTAGATAGAAAGTTGGTGTACACTCTGGTAAAAGTGAAAATGCCTTTAAAGTACAGAACAGTATATTTGGAAAACAGCTGGAAATTTGTTGAAGGATTAAAAGAAGCATGGACGTTACATATTACGAAGTATCTAGGTAAAATACTGCGCCATGTACATACGGATATTTTGAGATCATTTTCAGATAGTTTTATAGTGCATATAGTGCgaaattattttacaataaatctGCAGAATAGACCGGACAATTTTGATAAATGTTTAGTACAACTCTTAAAGCATAGACCTGATAGAACTCTTATCTTAGATATAATATTTTCAAGCCAATCGAATACACCAAATCCATCACAAATTAATTTCTTTAAGATTTTAGTCGAATATATACGTGCTAAAGACATTGACAAACAACTTATAACTTTAGTTCGGCAATATTGGAATAATTTTAGTGTGCTGGACAGTTTTGATCAACATGTTACTTTCAAACTAATTGAATTGCAAATTAACAGTTCCACGACTAGTGAATTTTCAATTTGTGTAATAGAATACTTGGAACAATTAATGTCTGAATTTGGACCTCAGATTTATGGCATTTTTGAGCAGCATATTGATTTTATTGTTATCAACATGAACGAGCAGGAAGTATTATCATTTTGTTTAGGAGCATTACACTATAGAACCAATGCAACTGTCTGTATGCTGATTATGaatcttattaaaaaaattaaaagggaaAATAGGGAACTGATAATGacaaagttgaaaaatattgaaatacCTATTGTCCAGATTTATCTGAATCAACCATTAATAAATCATTAA
- the LOC140437656 gene encoding serine hydrolase-like protein, with protein MDTGRSEDKPVTEFNISVPWGHIRVKTWGSADNPHVLVFHGLADNAGSFDNLMPYLSNSFYYLCIELPGHGKSSHFPPNLPIHTTDYIIVYKLIAEHFKQKKYIIVSHSLGAQIAMMFARAYPDYVEKLIGLELIPPVLPDAKRSIKYVKSRLELFENIASRGPASYSYDEALESFSKNRYADEVLTKEAAEPILKRCLQQQDNGRYIFTTDERIKAYINPLHDMRYEIESFKSDPLKCPTLIILSKLNDRPRKKYRDLISKWQACNNITITYVDGHHDIHNNNPRRVAPYINKFLLAHQSKL; from the exons atggatACAGGCAGATCTGAAGACAAACCTGTGACAGAATTTAATATCTCTGTTCCTTGGGGGCATATTAGAG tGAAAACCTGGGGATCAGCAGATAACCCACATGTCTTGGTATTCCATGGCCTGGCAGATAACGCAGGTAGCTTTGACAATCTGATGCCCTATTTATCAAATAGCTTTTATTACCTTTGCATAGAACTTCCAGGACATGGCAAATCTTCACATTTCCCACCGAACCTGCCAATACACACGACAGACTATATAATCGTTTATAAATTAATTGCAGAACATTttaaacagaaaaaatatattatagtaTCTCACAGTCTAGGAGCGCAGATTGCAATGATGTTTGCTAGGGCATATCCTGACTATGTAGAAAAATTGATTGGATTGGAACTCATACCACCGGTACTTCCAGATGCTAAACGATCTATCAAATATGTGAAGTCTAGGCTGGAGTTATTTGAAAATATCGCATCCAGAGGACCTGCTAGCTACAGTTATGACGAAGCTTTGGAGTCATTCTCTAAAAACAGATATGCTGACGAGGTTTTAACCAAGGAAGCTGCAGAGCCTATCTTAAAGAGGTGTTTGCAACAACAAG atAATGGCAGATACATCTTCACTACAGACGAGCGCATAAAAGCCTATATCAACCCTCTTCACGATATGAGATACGAGATAGAATCCTTCAAATCGGATCCGCTGAAATGTCCGACTTTAATAATATTATCCAAATTAAACGATCGTCCACGAAAGAAATACAGAGATCTTATCAGCAAATGGCAAGCATGCAATAATATTACAATCACTTACGTCGACGGTCACCACGATATTCATAATAATAATCCAAGGAGAGTAGCAccttatattaataaatttttattagcaCATCAATCTAAGTTATAA
- the LOC140437658 gene encoding serine hydrolase-like protein isoform X1, giving the protein MTTNMKRIGEISIPVPWGHLAAKTWGEPDDPLILCFHGVMDNAGTFNRLMSYLPNSFYYVCIDLPGHGRSSYFPPNIPINILNFILAYRYISLHFKRKFVILGHSYGGQLGYVYTQVYPKDVQKLIMLDTVTLFPVSARNLKNHLCERVDNHIQQEIKMASGTRPTYTKEEALHKLHTGRSYAPIKLEGAVALLERSIEETEDGRYRFTLDPRIKNTLTLLRDLRYTKETIMHNPVRCPVLIILGTESTAQQVYFSSIIQYFKQRRNMRIKYVEGNHDVHNDYPERVAPLINKFLLYRSSKI; this is encoded by the exons ctAAAACATGGGGTGAACCAGATGATCCTTTAATACTTTGCTTCCATGGAGTTATGGACAATGCCGGTACCTTTAATCGGTTAATGTCATACTTACCGAACAGCTTCTACTACGTCTGTATAGACCTTCCTGGTCATGGCAGGTCATCATACTTTCCACCAAATATACCTATAAATATCCTAAATTTCATTTTAGCATATAGGTACattagtttacattttaaaagaaaGTTTGTGATATTAGGTCATAGCTATGGAGGTCAGTTGGGTTATGTTTACACTCAAGTCTATCCAAAAGATGTACAAAAATTAATAATGCTTGATACAGTTACACTATTTCCAGTTTCTGCTAGGAATTTGAAAAATCATCTATGTGAGAGAGTTGATAACCACATTCAACAGGAGATCAAGATGGCTTCGGGAACTCGACCCACCTACACGAAAGAAGAGGCTTTACACAAACTACATACAGGAAGGAGTTACGCGCCGATTAAATTAGAGGGCGCCGTAGCTTTGTTGGAGAGGTCCATAGAAGAAACTGAGGATGGTCGATATAGGTTTACCTTGGATCCGAGAATCAAAAATACTTTAACACTTTTAAGAGATCTTAG GTACACCAAAGAAACTATAATGCATAACCCAGTACGatgtccagttttaattatcttgggaACCGAATCGACTGCTCAGCAAGTTTATTTTAGTTCGATTATTCAGTATTTTAAACAAAGAAGAAACATGAGGATTAAATACGTAGAAGGTAATCACGATGTCCATAATGACTATCCGGAAAGAGTTGCgccattaataaataaatttttattatacagATCAAGCAAAATATGA
- the LOC140437658 gene encoding serine hydrolase-like protein isoform X3, translated as MDNAGTFNRLMSYLPNSFYYVCIDLPGHGRSSYFPPNIPINILNFILAYRYISLHFKRKFVILGHSYGGQLGYVYTQVYPKDVQKLIMLDTVTLFPVSARNLKNHLCERVDNHIQQEIKMASGTRPTYTKEEALHKLHTGRSYAPIKLEGAVALLERSIEETEDGRYRFTLDPRIKNTLTLLRDLRYTKETIMHNPVRCPVLIILGTESTAQQVYFSSIIQYFKQRRNMRIKYVEGNHDVHNDYPERVAPLINKFLLYRSSKI; from the exons ATGGACAATGCCGGTACCTTTAATCGGTTAATGTCATACTTACCGAACAGCTTCTACTACGTCTGTATAGACCTTCCTGGTCATGGCAGGTCATCATACTTTCCACCAAATATACCTATAAATATCCTAAATTTCATTTTAGCATATAGGTACattagtttacattttaaaagaaaGTTTGTGATATTAGGTCATAGCTATGGAGGTCAGTTGGGTTATGTTTACACTCAAGTCTATCCAAAAGATGTACAAAAATTAATAATGCTTGATACAGTTACACTATTTCCAGTTTCTGCTAGGAATTTGAAAAATCATCTATGTGAGAGAGTTGATAACCACATTCAACAGGAGATCAAGATGGCTTCGGGAACTCGACCCACCTACACGAAAGAAGAGGCTTTACACAAACTACATACAGGAAGGAGTTACGCGCCGATTAAATTAGAGGGCGCCGTAGCTTTGTTGGAGAGGTCCATAGAAGAAACTGAGGATGGTCGATATAGGTTTACCTTGGATCCGAGAATCAAAAATACTTTAACACTTTTAAGAGATCTTAG GTACACCAAAGAAACTATAATGCATAACCCAGTACGatgtccagttttaattatcttgggaACCGAATCGACTGCTCAGCAAGTTTATTTTAGTTCGATTATTCAGTATTTTAAACAAAGAAGAAACATGAGGATTAAATACGTAGAAGGTAATCACGATGTCCATAATGACTATCCGGAAAGAGTTGCgccattaataaataaatttttattatacagATCAAGCAAAATATGA